The Sphaerodactylus townsendi isolate TG3544 unplaced genomic scaffold, MPM_Stown_v2.3 scaffold_989, whole genome shotgun sequence genomic sequence atttaaaACGAGAATACTggacgccactcctccctttcgggggcggggagggaattttaataaTAGACTGTCGAACGCCATTTATCTTATTGAGACTTATTATATATTAttagaaatagttttttttacggttatcactgcttttaaatgttttagctattttatattgttttcccttgtgttgtacactgcccagagccctttggggatggggcggtataaaagattaagaaaataaatttttaaaaattggaagttGTTGAGTGTTTagcttaatatatttagcagagcaGCACTAAAGAGACCAAtgcacagttgctggttttacataaatgagtttactaacatGGAAGAAAGCAAATAACAACTTTCAATTCTAGTactaacttaggccctttctgtatgggccttttacagcgccctggggacggcaaaaatgccgtcccgagggagctgttcgcaagggaggcgcagctgcttcgcagccgcgccgccctcactcctccccagcggagcgtggccaccattttcccacctcactccctgagcgaggtttttggaaaacggtggcttccagccgctgccctccctccccccttgcccaatcgaaggcgccatccctcccccctttcccaatcgacttaccatccctgcgaccgtccggcgcgttgccgaggcctcgggacacccccctgccctgcgactctggagcggttgtgcagggcagggggggcgtgtcccctggccttggcgacgcactGAATGGtcacagggacggtaagtcgatcgggcaatggcgcagcgtggcgccatcttcctggtcgttaccgggaccgttcgcacgacgGGCACGTtcatcatgtatgccgacccgacccccagcatggccgtgcggaagcagccttgGTTACATAGTTCTGCTCCATGTGGTGCCTATCTAGCAAAGCAAAAGGTTTCTACCTCGCGttataactttctgtctactATCTGTCTACATGACTAGTCCCACATAGGCAATGCCGGGGCtggctgaccaatagcttaatcaatggactggccataaaactctgacctcagtagctaattagcatgcacacagtctGAACTGTTCAAGTCTGaactgtgacagacacttgcaatatACCaacaaaagtgcattattctgcatgtgcggaaggggtacTTGTGTCCCATTAATTTGATATAAGCGATACAGCTACGTGCTGTGAGCCTTATTCAATGTGACAGTGCAAGTCTTTGTCCAATGTGGGATGTAAGGAAAGGATCGATTTCCTCAGTCAAGCTCTGgattttctctctcctgctgcaggGTGGATAGACCAAAGGCTGTTGCAGTTGGTCACAAATGAGCAAACTTACCAACCAATCACATTCCGTGAGCTTCTGTCGCCTGGGCCCTGAAgtcaaaacatccccccccccaaacaaaaatacaaatagaaataTTGAAATGGCAATGGGTTGCACAAATATAGTCCTTCAACGCACCATTGAATCCAGATGTGTGGTTCAGCTGGAACTTCCCTTCCGTGAGCTCCATGCGTGAGCCAGCTTTGGTGGACTCATACTTCAAGAAGAAGCCCGCGGGCAAGAGGCAGACGGGATCTATCGTGTCACAGTAAGAGGCATTGCAAACGCAAACCATGGCGTTGTGGCCGACAGACCTGGGATTACATggccagcttgctgggtgacagaagaaaaagaaatgggggtTGAAGGAAAGGTTCTGATGATGGAGTGTCTGAACGTATTGAATGTAATGTAATGGGACATtggtttgtataccgccctcccccgaaaggcccCCTCCtcgtcccttccctcccttgcatgccatccttcactcactcccctcccttgcatgccacccctgtttttggcccctgtggAGTGGTCCATAGAGCAGCAGTGGGCAAGGACACTTGCTGATGGGGGCAAGGGGATGACGACTCACTATATTACGAGGCTTGGAAGCTGTAGGAGAAAGTCAGATCTGCAGTTGCTCCATTATCTTTCAATGATCATTGCACTAGATCTAGTAATATCCATTTCAATGAAACTGTTATGATTTTGTTATGAACCTTgttataagctgctctgagcccttcacaGTAAGGGTGGCCTAAAAATGAGTACCAATAACCATACCATATACCAATAACATGAcatataacagcaatatcaaaCAGTATTTCAAGTAACGAATATCAATAACCAAACCATCATCATGACATGACATTACATCATAACATCATGCCATCACATAGCAACAATACAGactgctgcagtggttaagaaggcccagcaaagactgtactatctgagactttgaaggaaacaacaactgaatggaaaactcctggtgtccttttgccGCTGTGCTagagagagtgtcttaacctactgcatctgtgtatggttctccagttgcacagtggcagataggaaggcgctccaaagggtgatcactactgcacagaggattatcggctgccctctcccctccttggaagaactctataattcccgaagcctaaagaaagcccaaaatattctgagagacccgtctcgtccagcacactctctttttgaactgttaccatccggcagacgatacaggtctatcaaaacgaggacaaagaggcttagagacagcttctactctagagctgtggtgatgctgaactccgcggcttcgtgtcgatgggtttggggctgtgtagggatgggtggaggaaggggaaagtgaggatggggtatgagtctgaaattgtgtgcatcgaggaatgctgctgtaaattttgttgtgtgtgcacagtgacaataaatgcttatgcttaatataATAGCATCAGCACAGCAAGCTAGTTCACAATAAATGGCAACAACACGCATAATACCATAGTATCATAATCACAAAAAACATGGGTAGAAGATCATAGCGCCGCTGCTCTGAGCAGGAGAATTTTTAattcttaaaatgtttttcttATTTTCCAAAATATATTGAACAGattgaaaacaaagaaacacTAGGAAAACTGGAAGATAGTTAAGATTAAAGCATAAGAGCTATCTACCCGCAACTACATTAAACACAccttacataatggatcccaaaatAGCATTTTTAGGTTACTAGAGACTCAGCATTAATATGTAGCCCTGTGGTACAACATTGTTTTCTCTACCTTGTGGATGTGTAcctccccctttttctcactAAAGCtggggaaaggtggcatacaagaccaatgaatgaatgaatgaatgaatgaatgaatgaatgaatgaatgaatgaatgaatgaatgaatgaatgaatgaatgaatgaatgaatggtaggCCGGGTGCTTACCAGTCCTTCTGACCCTCCAGTGAAAAAccatttcatttgaatgaggacaGCCAGTAACAAGCTCTGTCTTACGATGGCCTTAACACACTTTCAGAAAAAACTTGATCATCACCAAGGAAATCCCGGTGGGcaccatgcagtggtgggatttaaaa encodes the following:
- the LOC125425628 gene encoding lysosomal acid glucosylceramidase-like; this encodes MACKGGKGRGGGLSGEGASWPCNPRSVGHNAMVCVCNASYCDTIDPVCLLPAGFFLKYESTKAGSRMELTEGKFQLNHTSGFNGPEYVFNASKRYQSIKGFGGSHTDAAAINILSLSPAAQDNLLMSYFSDT